A window of Erpetoichthys calabaricus chromosome 12, fErpCal1.3, whole genome shotgun sequence contains these coding sequences:
- the LOC114663106 gene encoding tigger transposable element-derived protein 1-like, whose product MPKRIYITQEKYLPGHKPMKDRLTLLFCANASGDCKIKPLLVYHSENPRVFKRGKVQKKKLNVMWWANSKAWVTRQFFIKWVNEVFGPSVKKYLHENKLPLKDLLVLDNAPAHPPGLEDDLLEEFQFIKVKFLPPNTTPLLQPMDQQVISNFKKLYMKALFQRCFEVTENTSLTLREFWKDHFNILNCLNLIDKAWEEVSVRTLNSAWKKLWPQSVPDFGFDPQPVDKTVQLVEEIVSLGKTMGLDVDGADLDELVEEHSEELKTDKLKELHKEQQQEVVEELSLGEEGAGDESLSSSKIKEVLAKWEEVKTFFEENHSNKAVCGRTMNLCNDNVVSHFRGILKRRQKQVSLDKFLVKQPATKRKLSDSDPEPASSGVKFPRRESLPESEGDSPSPQ is encoded by the coding sequence ATGCCTAAGAGGATCTACATCACGCAAGAGAAATATTTGCCTGGCCACAAGCCAATGAAAGATAGGCTTACCCTCTTGTTCTGCGCCAACGCAAGTGGAGACTGTAAAATCAAGCCGTTGCTCGTCTACcactcagaaaatccacgagTTTTCAAGAGGGGGaaggtgcagaaaaaaaaactgaatgtgaTGTGGTGGGCCAACAGCAAAGCCTGGGTAACACGGCAATTTTTCATCAAGTGGGTCAATGAAGTTTTTGGCCCCTCAGTGAAGAAATATCTTCACGAAAATAAGTTGCCACTCAAGGATTTGCTCGTCCTTGATAATGCTCCTGCACATCCTCCAGGGCTTGAAGATGATTTGCTGGAGGAATTTCAGTTCATCAAAGTCAAGTTTCTTCCTCCCAACACCACTCCACTTCTCCAGCCCATGGACCAGCAAGTAATTTCCAACTTTAAAAAGCTGTACATGAAGGCCTTGTTTCAAAGGTGTTTTGAAGTGACCGAAAATACAAGCCTGACCCTCAGAGAATTTTGGAAGGATCACTTCAACATCTTAAATTGTTTAAACCTTATTGATAAGGCCTGGGAAGAAGTCTCAGTGAGGACCCTGAATTCGGCATGGAAAAAACTGTGGCCTCAGAGTGTTCCTGACTTTGGTTTTGATCCTCAACCTGTGGACAAAACAGTGCAGCTAGTCGAAGAAATTGTATCTCTGGGGAAAACTATGGGTCTGGATGTGGATGGTGCTGATCTGGATGAGTTAGTGGAGGAGCATAGTGAAGAACTTAAAACGGACAAACTTAAGGAACTTCACAAGGAGCAGCAGCAAGAGGTGGTAGAAGAGCTTTCGTTAGGGGAGGAGGGAGCAGGGGATGAGTCCCTCTCTTCCAGTAAGATTAAAGAAGTGTTGGCAAAGTGGGAAGAAGTAAAAACTTTCTTTGAAGAAAATCACTCTAATAAAGCAGTGTGTGGGCGCACCATGAACTTGTGTAATGACAATGTAGTGTCGCATTTTAGGGGCATCTTAAAAAGAAGACAGAAGCAAGTGTCATTAGATAAGTTTTTGGTAAAGCAACCTGCAACTAAAAGAAAGTTAAGTGATTCTGACCCAGAACCTGCTTCCAGTGGGGTAAAATTCCCAAGAAGAGAGAGCCTTCCTGAATCAGAGGGGGACTCTCCTTCCCCACAGTAA